The Leishmania mexicana MHOM/GT/2001/U1103 complete genome, chromosome 27 sequence TAAAGCACAGCACAGGCTTGCGGAACAGCTTCGCGCAAGCCGCCACGAGCGCCATGCCGCAGCGGCCAAACATGTCACCATTCTGCAGCACAGCCGAAGCCCCCATgaacacgcgcgtgcactTAGGCATCAATGTGCAGCATGCCGTGATGAGACCGTACGTCACGCCAATGCCGGCGCTCGAGAGCTTCTCAGCCAGCTGCCGGCCTTCAAAGAGTGGCGCAGAGTCGATCACAATGACGCGCTTCGGCTTGCACTGTGGATCACGCGAGCGGGACAACAGGATGTACTCGACCAGACTACTGCGGCCAAACACTAAGATAGTGTCGCTGCTCGAGACGTACGGCAGCGAGCGATCCTCTACAATGCTCTTGAACGACATCTTCAGCTCGGCCTCAATGACGTCCAGTATCCTCAGCGTCACCTCACGCGGACCGCCGAGGTCCTTGATGAGGTCAACCATGTTCGGCTTTGGGTGAATTACCTCGTCCCGCAACGCGACGAAGCGGCGCACGAGCACTTCCTTCACGTGGCGCATGCCGGCGGAGGCCTCACGCTTGCGGCGCACAAAGTCAAAGTTGATCTGGATGAGCTTTTCAAACGCGGTGGTGTCCACCTCGTTCAGCGAGGGCACGGCGAGGACGGTGGTTGCGCGACTCAGCTCGCGGAAGGCGGAGATGAGCGCCAAGGCAcgcgcactgccgccgaCAAGAAGCATCTGCTCCATCAGCACAGCTACCTCGGCGATGCGGGGgtgcacgacggcgtcgcgcggTAGAACGTGCAGGCACTTGAGGCGGTTGGCATCCATGGCACCTTGAACGAGGTCGTGCAGTCTCTTCGCTGacgccgcccgctcctccGCAGTGATCTCTTTGGCAGGTTCGCCGCCTCTCACCGCTttggcgtcgctgctcttGTTGATTGTGACGGTGGCCAAGGCTGCTGGCGAggccgcagccgtcgcagGGGTCGAGGTGGAAGGGGCGGCCGCAACGTGCGCTGTCGACGGAGCCGACGATGCCTCGCTCAGGACTTCGAGGTGGCCAATCTCAGCGAGCAGTGCCGCTTCCTGCTCCATAGCGGCGGCGACCtcggcgccactgccaccCGACCTGATTGTCTTCTGCACCTTGCGCAGTGCATCGCGTTTCTTCTTCAACTCGCGCTGCGTCTTCACGGCGGAACGGGCCACGTCGCCACTTTGACCCACAAAGCGCATCTGGGTTGCCTTTGTCGCATCCTTATCCGCTCCCGCCACTGTTGGCGATAGCGAAGAAGTCGGTGAAGAAGGGGATGCGGCAAGGGTCGGttcaggagcggcagcgctctCGACAGCCTTCCTGGTTAACTCCGCCAGCTTTCGCTCGATCGCCTTCACCTCTGCCGCCACCTCATCCACGACAGCCTTCGCGGCGTCGTACTCCACCTTTTTGGTGGCATCGTCCTTGAAATCCTTGAGCTTCTTCTCGGACCTGCGCAGGACGtctcgcttcttcttcaGCTCGCGCTGTGCCTTTAcggcagcacgcgcgccttcgGAGTCGTTGCCGGCCAGCCGAAGATCTTCCTGCTTCTTTGCCTCCTTCTCCGAAGACAACGACATGGGCTACGTAATGGTGTCTACGGATGACAGTCGACGGGGCcaacggagagagaaagacgacAAGTTGAGTGAATGAGAAGGGAGGTGGATCAAAGAGATCCAGATGCCGcttgtgttgttgttttggCTTTTTTTCTTGATTAGGTCGGGGAGCGGAGGAAGGCAACGGCCGGAAACGGCGTGGGTGGTGCGTGAGTCAGTGAGCAGCCTCGTCTGTGCGTGGTATCGCACGCAGAGAAATTTTACAGTGAGGAGTAAGCAGAGGCACACAACTCAGTCCTTGTGTGTTCGAATGGTGGCATAaagcacgcagacacgcgccAACGTACTGCGTATGGGAAGGGCACAGTGGTGTCCAGAGAatgagaagaggagagcCGCAGCACGGGCTGTAATGAGGTCGTGGTAGAGGACAAAAGGAGAGGCAgtcacacacgcatacgcatACACATCATGATCATGTGCACGAAGGGGCGAGAGGTTAGTTTATGAGACGTTGGAGGCAGCGGGACAGAGAGACGAACGGCAACGAGCCGCTTGAAGAAGTCGCGCCACATTGGAACCCCATTGGGGTGACGTATGCGCAGCCATAAAGAAGAGGTTCAACGGCCATGTCGTCGTCGCATGCTGATCTTGTTACCATGTGCCTCTCGCCAGTGCCAACATCTTTACAGCTCTGCGCTGAATTACCAGCTCCGTCGTGAAAGCTACACCACACATATCGTacacgcggagagggagtgagCTCGAGTGGCCTTCAGAGCCACCCTCTCATGCGATTACCCAATGTGCATTGatcctttgttttttttttgcatcTAGCGAAGGAACAAAGTTCGACGCACAGCTCTTGGCGCTGGAAGAGCAGCGCTCGTGGCAAACCGCTTTGTTGCTGTGCCGAATGTGCATTCGTCTGGCGCTGTCtcgtcaccaccgcctcgaCTGCGTGAGATCGGCGAAACGGCGCCCCACATGCCAGAGCGAGGAAGATGTCGTACGATGATGGAGGAGAGAAAcaaacagagaaaaaaagagtacagatagagagagagtgggggagaggggcttGGAAACAACACTCTGAtgccgcagacacacaccaaTGTACACTCGCCCACAAAGACGACGCACATAGCCACATACATATatgcagacgcacacacacacgcgcgtatGCGCAGACCTACGAAACAGAGATCAGTGAGGCGACCAAAAACACacgcgaaaaagaaaaaccgGCGACGAGCATTACGGACAACCACTCAGCGAGAGAATGAAGGAAAAccgaagagcgagagagagagacggagaggggaggggggtgacgCAGAGCGCCGAGAAGAGAGCgactccagcagcaccagcgccgcaaCCACAACCTTCTTCGCTAACTATCAAGTGCCGCCACTCCCACGCTttctcttcgttttctttttcgttccGCTCAACATCCTCATCCCCCGCGTAGaggagcgggggaggggggggaagagggaacCCAGGaaaacgcaaaaaaaaaaaaacaacgaTGCGACTACATGCGTGTACACCcaacgagcacacacacacacgcacacgcacattTCTTCTGAACGCGGACGAAGTACAGGAGAGCGAGGGTGTGAGGAACAACGAgcgagagacagacagaggaagagagagagagagagagagacaaagaTGGCAACAGTGGTGGCTCGAAGCGCGCAAAAACTGTCCAAGAAAGAGAAATGCCGCTCGTGAAACCCCTGGAACGATACACAAAAACCAGAGATCAACGatggaggaaaaggagacCATCAGATGAAGAAACAAATCACACCGACGCACAACCACACGCGCGTCGGAGAAGAATataagagagagaagcacaggTACACGAACAGATGGAACTGGCGGAAAAGCGGTCATTGCACTTGACCGCTGCGAACTTtcagagagacagaggggggaaggagccgagagagggaggttTACGGAGAAGGCGCTTGGCAGATGACACGAGCGAggcggacacacacagattTCCGCTGTTGTCGCACGAAGACCTTCACCATAGGCGTGCTCTTGCGCCTTTCCACACAAACTCCACTCATCATAGCTAATGTCGGCGTGAACACCTTCTCAGACAATCGACCTGCCGCTGTTTGCCCACGAGAACGGCTTCAACTTTTGACCTACCGCTGTCGAAGTCTGATACAGCaacacacacgtatatacAAAGCCTTGCGGAGAGAAGTGTCACGCCACCGTACCGAAAGCATGTGCCTGCGCGACAGGGAAAGCTTCGTCACCGCTAccgtctccccctctcaACACCACCCAGACGTGACACCTTTCGGCAGTTTCGGAAGCAGCTCGACTCACGtgcgccgacacacacgtacaggCGGCCGCAATGTGACGATCACACTTCCGCATCTCACCactacctttttttttgtcctCTACTTCCTCCACAAGCGATCAGTGGAGGCAGCCTCAAAGCTGGGCGACGACCTTGGCTGCTACTTCTTTCGGGCAGAGCTCCTATGAAGGGTTTCGAGCTCGTCCTGCAGCCGCATGATCATCTGGCCGTTCGAAATGTGCTCCCTATCGACGGTCTTCTGTAGCTCGTCGAGgtagcggcggtgctcgcgGCGGACACGTCCCATCTCAGCCACCGTGCTCTCCTTCGCGTGCTGCAACGCAGAGGCGCGCCACACCATCTTCTCAATCTCGCAGTCGATGGTGTCCATGCGAAGGTTCGCCACAATGTGGGAATCGTACAAGTCGTTGATCTCCTTCGCTAGCTCCTCGACAATATCCGCATCAACgcgctcctctgcctccatGTCGTCACCGATGACGGCATCAGCGATCAGTTCGAGGTGCGCCTGAATCTTTGAGATTTGCATGGCGCGGTGGCGAATGGCCAGGTTATTCTGCTTGATGACGTTGTCCTCCTTGGACAGCTCGTGCAGCGCGACCCGGCGGTCGAAGTTGCTGTGGCGGATGTAATCCTCCAATGTGAGGCCGCGCGGGTTCTTGTCGGCGATCTTTTCTCTGCGAGCAGCCTCATGCGCCACCGCGTTGCACTCGtgacgcagcgcctccagcttcGCCTTGCGCTCGGCGAGTACCTCAACGGCCTCGGCGCGCTGACTCTCCGCATCCGTTGTCTCCTGCAGAATCGCagcaaggcgcagcagctcgcgggACTGGCCCTCCATTTGACTGCGGACGTTCTCACGCAGGTGGTACACCGCCACTGCATTTTTCAGGGCGGTGCCGTACGCACTCTTCTTCTTGAAGCCGATCGCAGAGTTCGActtctcgtcgtcgtcgatgccAACGACTTCCACAATGCCGAGGTACTCctgctcggccgcctcggTGGCGTCTTCAGCCTTGGCCAGAGCCGTTTGCAGggcctccttctctctcgacAACTCCTTCTGCGTGCGGATGGAGGCCTCCACGTCACTTCGCTTGTGCGACAGATCGTCCATGAAGTCATGCGGGAGAGGGATGCTGGTGCCGCCAGCCGtaccgctgcgccgcgtcgaggCACGAGAGCGCTTCGACTTGGATTTGGCAGTGCTGCCCGTGCTGCCCGTGCTGTCCCGTACCTCCGACAGCTTGGCCTGAGTCATATTCGACACGTCGAGGGAGCGCTTCGTGGCGCGAAGATACTCCACCTCGTTTCGGAGGGCCTTCGCCTGGCTGTCGAGCTGCATCAGCTGCTTCGACAGCTCCAGCACGCTAGGAGACAACATTGTTGTAAACAATGGCCTTCTCCTGTCGATGCGTGTTCGGCAGTATCGCCCTCGCACAACGTGCTACAACCGGACGGTGCACCAAACGGCGGAGAGAAAAAAGCTGAGAACTGAAAGAGAAGTCCTCGAAGGTAGGTGCGCGCGTATCTGCGTCTCCTCCGTATTATCGCGTGTGGTGAGGTGTGAGAGCAAAACGGAAAGTGGCAAGCGACAGATGCGGACGAAGTCCTCTGCGtgaggaaagggaggagggagaaagaacGAATGTTCCACCGAGGTATTTAGCTGTTGTTTTGAAGTGGTGCTTACAGCAGCTGAGGTGATGTTGTCGTGCGCGGAGGTTTGAGAGACAGGGCGTGGGCAGATGCAGAGGGATCgggaagaaaaaggggagagagcaagagagctAAAGTCAGCGTGCCGGTCAACGACTCCTAAGAAAGCGCAGTCGCACGGCAGCACAAGCATGAGCGAGGGAAGAGAATGGCAAGCGCGATATGATGAGTGCTAGCCGTAGAACGAGCTCCAACAAAGGGGGATaccgagacacacacacacacgactgGCGTGGATAGAGAAAGGGGGGCCAAGAGGATGGGGAGGCGCcgaggaaagggaagaagCGGAGGTTCAGAGCATTCGCGTGAGCATACAAGGAAAccgcccacgcgcacgtgcataGGGTGGATGCAACCCAGGAGCGACACAGAACGCGAAAGGGGCTacaagaaacaaaaaaacgtTGAGCAGGCCAGCCCgtctcacctcctcctcctctccgcaCCTCCGGTTTGATCCCTGgacctctctccctcaccacGACTCTTCGCATACGTCTGCGTAAATCTTCCTTGCCTTCTTTTGCTTCGCGCCAGTGCGCTGTCGATATTCTGTCCCCCTTTTTGTGTCCTCGTGCACATCGAACACATGACCTCCTACCACcgacccctcccctcacacaaacacacaaacaTGTACAGTAGGCAGAGTGAAGCCAGCCTCAGCAAGACATCGTCGGCTTCTAGCCCTGTAAAGGCCGGTGCGAGTCTCCACGTACACGCCCACGACGCAATCATACACAAGGCCCCCTTGTGTACCCTCATGGTGGGGCGAAGGCGCAAGCCGAGTGTCCAGAAAAGGCCGTGTCGGGCACATCAATACAATACCAGAGGGCGCGCAGGATCGCCACTGTCACCCTAGCGGATGCACCCGACGCTCACCTAGAGTGGCAgctgtgcgcacacgtgtaaggggagggaggagggaatAAACTCAACGCTCTCTGTCATCCTGGTTGGTGGGCGGCGAAGCCTCTGTGcatgctgctggtgtggagCCGCTCGCGCCCTTCACCTTCTCCCAACCGCCAGCACTCGCCCTACCGCTCGGGGACGTGAGTTCGTCCGCCCCGCTGGTTTCCTGCTTTGATGGAGACAATTTACTGTGtacaggcgcagcaggtgtaGCTGCGATAGCGGCAGGCGACTCGCCCTCAAGCCCAAAGAGCTTAGTCACATCCGTGTCGACGCGCTGTGCATGGTCACGACGGTCCGCAAAGCGCGTCGGCGCTGGCTTCGCGCCGTGCTCTCGGGTGTGGGGGAACTTAAAGATGGGGtgctcggcgctgctgtcctcGTGGACTTCAACATGTGTGtccctctccatctcctccttgtTGTGGCGCATAATATCCATGAACTGATCGTAATGTCCGCGCGGGTCGGTGAACCCTTTCGCGCCCTGCGACCGTGATACCGAGAAGTTGAACTCCGCCGCTTCCTGCATCTGCTTGCGCGTCTGCTCCTCGTTCGCTGAGAGTCGTTCATTGTAGACCGGAACACCGTGAATAGTGTCCACAGCGCGCTTGATGCGCCGCGTGCGGTCGAGCCACCACACAAACTTTGACTGGTTGCGCTCGTCCTTGCCAATGTCTGCCGCGTACATGCGCTTGTAGACGTTCTTGTGTGTGCTAAAATGCTTGTTGCGCATCTGCAGCACCTCTGGCTTTTCAGCTACCTCCTCTTCCGTCACAGCTGCCTCTCCAcgctccagctgctcgaTGCGCCGCTCCCTCAGCATGTCCTCCAACTCGCTCGCCTCGGCcgcccgctgctgtcggcgctTTTCTCGGTCACTTGCGCCGAGGTCGTCAAGGGTGCGCACGCCGCGGGGGCGATTCGTCAGGTACTGCTCTTCCTTCAGAACCTCCTCTTCGGTGTAGCCAATCTGACGCAGGATCTCCGCCTCTCGAGCCTTCTGGATTTGTTCTTTGCGCGCCGacatgtgtgtgttggcgtCGTCAATGCTCTTGTGTAACTTGCCCTTGTAGTTTCGGTACTGTGTTCGGGGTAGCTCCACCGTATCGAGGATGTCCTGCAAAACCTGCCTTTCTAGTTTCGTATGCCCCAGCAGCTCGTCGAGAGGCTTCTTGCGCTGCTCCGGTTGGAGAACCCAGCGAAGGTCCTCGTCATCGATGCGGCCGCGCACCAGTGAATATGGCTCATGCTTATCGCGCTCCCACGCAAGAGGGAGGTTGCCGCTAATCACCGTTTGGTCAGTGCGCATGTTGTCGGACATCTCCAGGTACGTGTTCAAGTACCACCGCGGTGCCACATGGTCCGTCAGCTcggtgctgccggcgtccTTGGACGTCTCCACGTACATGAGCGGTTCGGTGTTCACATCGTCCTGGCGAATATTGATGCCCTGTGCCGTAAACTGTGGCTTCTTGAATTGCTGCTCGACCGGGATCTTGTCCAGGCGCGCCATCTGCTTGGCCACGTACCGGACAGGTGCTTCACGCACGGGTttcgcagctgcagcgcccaTTGTCCTCTTTCGCTTTTCTCTGCTGCAAATTGGATCCTCTTCTGCCGCCCCTGTCagtaggtgtgtgtgtgtgtgcgtgcgcacagctgtcgccgccgcagtggtgGTTGTCAGTGCTGCCCGTTTCGCTAACTTGATGCTGTCTTTTGTCTTtttcgcctccccccctccccccaaagGTGAGCGAGGGCGTGTTTGCTTGGGCGTTTGCGTGGGAGTAGACAAGTTGGCGTCGGTGTGAGCGAGAAAGGTACAACACCGCCTCGTCAATGCacccgtgcacacacaccgagagagagacgggtTCACCGTTGGCCGCTTCTGTGTTATATGCAGAGTTTAGCAGACAGGAAACAGAAGAGGGGAAAGGAAATAATGAAGGATGTAAAACAACGGCGCTTTTGGCACATGTGGCAGTGACAGAAGGAGGGAAAGGGCGCGGCTGAATGCGCCTTCCCTCGCTCTATCAAGTAACATGCGCCCCAGCGCACAGCACAGaatcacccccccccctccccctcctcttgccCCCACACTCCTTTATCCCACTCATTatccctttctccctccctccctccattcGCCATTGCGGTGGAAGCACCATCCACGCGTTGACTAGCCACCTGTGTCCTCACTTGTCGAACAATGAGCAGgtgcgtgcagcgcgccCTTTCCCACTTGAAACCACTCCCACTCACGCACTTGCTCGCACGTCAACAACTCTTGAGGAGCTGTGACGAAACTGAAGAAAATGTGTGGGTAGCGCAGCACAACACGACTCCCGTCGAGTACACAACCTCTCATCACTGCCAACGAGAGAGGCTCAGAGGAGTGCAGGGGAAGGGAACAGCACAAACACAGAGCATTGCCTCGGCGATGACACGCTGGACAGGAAgcggagagaaagaaaaagagagggcGGAAGCAAGGGAAGAGGAAATCAGCTCCAAACAGGCTGTGTATGAAAACGCCGGGAGcaagagaacgagagaggaAGCGCCAAACACGGTACGCCAGCCTCAGGACCATCATGGCTCTCAACAGCCACCATTACACTCCCATTGAATCGCTGgcagcacatgcgcacaaTCAGAGCCGCTACCAGCGCCACAACCTCCACCTTCAGGAGCACCGTCTGCCACGTGCTTGCGTATCTCGGCATTGTTTTCGTcgatttcttttttttccttcgtgtgctgctggagatgCACCAAGCCCATCAACGGACGTAGACGAGACATAGGCATTACCGAGGAGGGGAGCCAAAGAGCGtaaccaaaaaaaagagagaaccCGGAGAAACAACAAACCAAAAAAAACTcaagagaaaacaaagagatGGGATCTATGATGCGCCTTCGGGCACGTGTGCCTCAGAAGAGCGTACAGTCAGCCACGGACAAGCATGATGACGCGCTTTACTTCTTCGACTTCTTCGCGGTCTTCTTGGCAGTCTTCTTCGCCGGCTTCTTCgcggccttcttcgccggCTTCTTCGCGGCCTTCTTCGCGGCCTTCTTCGGCgcggccttcttcgccggCCTCTTCGCAGCCTTCTTCGCCCCGGCCTTCTTCGCGGGCTTCTTCGCGCCGGCCTTCTTCTTCGCCCCGGCCTTCTTCGCAGCCGCCTTCTTCGCAGCGGCCTTCTTGGGCGACGAGTGAGGAGACTTCTGCGGCGACGTCAAGGCGGCggaaagggcagcagcggcagaatTAGAGGACATCTTTAAAGCGGTGGCTTGTTGGTGCGAAAGGGGTATAAACACGGTGCGGGGAGAGCTGTGAGTGGCGGGGCGACAGAGAAGAGCTGGCGTCGTGGGGTGTGATGAGCGCAGGCGGGGGTAGGTGCAGGGagcgaggtggtggcgggcgcGTCGACACCGAAGCacgaaagaggagggggagagaaaagagCGGGGGCAGTGAAGACACCAGCGCGGGCAGCAATGGAGAAGGACAGGGAGTCGGGGAGCGAGAGaacgagcgagcgagcgagccgCGCCGTTGGCGGACACATCACGGCACCCGCACCCTGCACTCCAGTCGGCAGCGCACACAGGCATGCACGCGCCGTGACGGCGTCCTGTTGGTGGAAAGTACGCAGGGGAATGGCAAGTGCGCAAGAGCGAGGGCGTgtccgtctgtgtgtgtgtgggggggggggcatggCAAGGCTGGCAGTGTGTCAGGTCCGACacggcagcacgcacgctcctccggtgtgtctgcgcgtgtgtgcgtgtgcatcgTGCACTGCTGTCGGGGTGGGCACGACACTCACATTGCTCGTTCTCGCAATATCGTATGTTTCTTGAGAGGCACGCAACGGCTAGCGCACGCTTCTCATACGGCGCACCAAGAGGGCCTGTGCGCAGGGAAGCAACAAGAAAacggggaagagagaaagccaGCAAGAGGCACGAGAAGccaccaacacgcacacacgcatgcgccaccaccggccATAGAACGCCATCAGCCACCAACAGTGCCGCCCGTCGCCTCGGACAGGGGGGAAATCATGAAAGGCacgagagagggtggggaggagatgcagcgggcgcgcgcacacgagcGCACGAGAGGAGAGTAGCGAGGAGCGGAGCGCAAACGAAACACAGACGGAGAAGACGCAAAAAGGAGACACGGCAGTGGACCACCAAACGTGCGGAGaagggcagaggggggaggggcgcagaGACGAGGCGTGCGCGATGATGCcggggagaggcggggggaAGAAGGCAAACAGGCAACTCCgcggaggcgaggggagACCAATCGGAGAGGGGTGACCATACCAAAGAGATCGGCAAGGAAGAGCGCAGTGGAAAGCACTGACCAGGCAAAGAGTgggggcggcggaggaggaggagagcgtaATGTCCACCCGGTCCAAGAagagcgtgcgcgtgtgtgagcaggagaggacgcaaaggaaaagagaagacaGAGAGCGCCGTCAATGGACGCATCGCTGGAGAggaggtgagagagggaaagcCGTCGTCACGCACGACTTTCAAGCACGTATGCCCGCTGAGTCCTCGTTTCGCAGGTAGTGACACGCCAGGTGCGCACAGAGGTGCTTC is a genomic window containing:
- a CDS encoding putative translation initiation factor eIF2B subunit-like protein, which gives rise to MRFVGQSGDVARSAVKTQRELKKKRDALRKVQKTIRSGGSGAEVAAAMEQEAALLAEIGHLEVLSEASSAPSTAHVAAAPSTSTPATAAASPAALATVTINKSSDAKAVRGGEPAKEITAEERAASAKRLHDLVQGAMDANRLKCLHVLPRDAVVHPRIAEVAVLMEQMLLVGGSARALALISAFRELSRATTVLAVPSLNEVDTTAFEKLIQINFDFVRRKREASAGMRHVKEVLVRRFVALRDEVIHPKPNMVDLIKDLGGPREVTLRILDVIEAELKMSFKSIVEDRSLPYVSSSDTILVFGRSSLVEYILLSRSRDPQCKPKRVIVIDSAPLFEGRQLAEKLSSAGIGVTYGLITACCTLMPKCTRVFMGASAVLQNGDMFGRCGMALVAACAKLFRKPVLCFSESYKFVPEVWVGNLAQNTKLADMRPAAEVHGSDTGTHSPLIYPTPRTLSPPQLRVSGGWGTPARGADFLTRSGGGGATPFSSSASGYLYDLTPASYVDMIICEMGCLHTSAIVAAIKDREGRDTSQLVNLVRG
- a CDS encoding putative histone H1, whose product is MSSNSAAAALSAALTSPQKSPHSSPKKAAAKKAAAKKAGAKKKAGAKKPAKKAGAKKAAKRPAKKAAPKKAAKKAAKKPAKKAAKKPAKKTAKKTAKKSKK